In one Sphingobacterium daejeonense genomic region, the following are encoded:
- a CDS encoding 3-keto-disaccharide hydrolase, protein MSIKNLSIYAISLSLGIASCNQPNTNKSTETSNDSTTFYNGKDLDGWHVYNRGILESKWKVENGELICDPKGKGEFGDLISDKEYENFELDFEWKVKKGGNSGVFINVKEDSTYAATFATGLEMQLLDNANAEPRHQVDSTHWAGCLYSVECIGSNSYPNPYGEWNKGKIKQQGGQVTFWLNDKITFQDSINTSAFKQKIANSNMKNYPDFGTYPKGKIAFQNHTDSVSFRNIAIKEL, encoded by the coding sequence ATCAAGAACCTTTCAATCTATGCAATTTCACTATCATTGGGAATTGCTTCCTGCAACCAACCCAACACGAATAAAAGCACGGAAACCTCCAATGACTCTACTACTTTTTACAATGGCAAAGATCTGGATGGCTGGCATGTGTACAACAGAGGCATTCTAGAGTCCAAATGGAAAGTCGAAAATGGCGAGTTGATCTGTGACCCTAAAGGTAAAGGAGAATTTGGAGACTTGATAAGTGACAAAGAATATGAAAATTTCGAACTTGACTTTGAATGGAAAGTAAAAAAAGGAGGCAATAGCGGTGTATTTATCAATGTTAAAGAAGACAGCACTTATGCGGCGACATTTGCAACAGGGCTAGAAATGCAACTTCTCGACAATGCCAATGCAGAACCAAGGCACCAAGTTGATTCAACCCATTGGGCAGGATGCTTGTACTCGGTAGAATGCATCGGCTCAAATTCATACCCAAACCCTTACGGCGAGTGGAACAAAGGCAAGATAAAACAGCAAGGCGGACAGGTAACATTCTGGCTCAACGATAAAATAACCTTTCAGGACAGTATCAACACATCGGCTTTCAAACAAAAAATCGCAAACAGCAATATGAAGAATTACCCCGACTTTGGAACATACCCTAAAGGAAAAATTGCCTTCCAAAACCATACAGACTCTGTTAGTTTCAGGAATATTGCAATCAAAGAATTGTAG
- a CDS encoding DUF6686 family protein, which produces MNKCSLKILSKNDLGFISMPEDQNIIHLCFNNILINFSKEDFFTFRRIVKDIFKENEPIPFPDGRERILLNSPYQGINFSFNQFEMGELVRSLDEAYYMERIYSYLQ; this is translated from the coding sequence ATGAATAAATGTAGCCTAAAAATTCTTTCTAAAAATGACTTAGGTTTCATAAGTATGCCTGAGGATCAAAATATCATCCACCTTTGTTTCAACAATATTCTTATAAATTTCAGCAAAGAAGATTTTTTCACTTTTAGGAGGATTGTAAAAGATATATTTAAAGAAAATGAACCCATCCCATTTCCCGATGGCAGAGAGCGAATTCTTCTTAACAGTCCATATCAGGGGATAAATTTTTCCTTCAACCAATTTGAAATGGGAGAATTGGTCAGGTCTTTAGATGAAGCATATTATATGGAGAGAATCTATTCATATCTTCAATAG
- a CDS encoding GIY-YIG nuclease family protein, producing MLYSLYSSKMDHYYIGFTKDITNRLRRHNTKNKGVTNKAEDWEIVYREYFDDKLDAM from the coding sequence ATGTTATACTCATTATATTCCTCCAAAATGGACCATTATTATATCGGTTTTACCAAAGACATCACAAACAGGTTACGAAGACACAATACCAAAAACAAAGGTGTTACAAATAAAGCCGAGGATTGGGAAATTGTGTATAGAGAATATTTCGATGATAAGTTAGATGCTATGTAA